The following are encoded in a window of Vigna unguiculata cultivar IT97K-499-35 chromosome 8, ASM411807v1, whole genome shotgun sequence genomic DNA:
- the LOC114193919 gene encoding probable carbohydrate esterase At4g34215 isoform X2, giving the protein MDLICVLLGFIWVMEGVRGGLGAVSRDIFVLAGQSNMAGRGGVVGGKWDGKVPAECGPSPWIWRLSAGLEWEEAREPLHADIDVTKTCGVGPGMAFANEVLRARGGGVVGLVPCAVGGTKIGEWSRGSRLYDELVKRAKRAMGLGRIRGLLWYQGESDTVREKDSESYKDKMEKLILDLRSDLHLPSLLVIQVALASGEGKFIEKVRRAQMEIKMDNVKCVDAKGLSLKADKLHLTTMDSASESAETVFI; this is encoded by the exons ATGGATTTGATATGCGTTTTATTAGGGTTTATATGGGTTATGGAGGGTGTGCGGGGTGGTTTAGGGGCAGTTTCGAGGGACATTTTTGTGCTGGCGGGACAGAGCAACATGGCTGGACGAGGTGGCGTTGTCGGGGGGAAATGGGACGGGAAAGTCCCGGCGGAGTGCGGGCCAAGCCCATGGATTTGGCGGCTGAGTGCGGGGCTGGAGTGGGAGGAGGCCCGGGAGCCTCTGCATGCGGACATTGATGTGACGAAGACGTGCGGGGTTGGGCCTGGGATGGCGTTTGCGAACGAGGTATTGAGAGCCCGGGGAGGTGGGGTTGTGGGCCTGGTGCCTTGCGCGGTGGGTGGGACGAAGATCGGAGAGTGGAGTCGTGGGTCGCGGCTGTATGACGAGTTGGTGAAACGTGCGAAGCGTGCGATGGGCTTGGGCCGGATCCGTGGCCTGCTCTGGTATCAGGGAGAGAGTGACACGGTGAGAGAAAAAGACAGTGAGTCATATAAAGATAAGATGGAGAAGTTGATTTTGGACCTTCGATCTGATCTTCACCTCCCATCTCTTTTAGTTATCCAG GTAGCACTTGCATCAGGGGAGGGAAAGTTCATAGAGAAAGTGAGGCGTGCTCAAATGGAGATAAAAATGGATAATGTGAAGTGTGTGGATGCTAAGGGACTGAGTCTAAAGGCTGATAAACTTCACCTAACAACTATGG ATTCAGCTTCAGAAAGTGCAGAAACTGTCTTTATATAA
- the LOC114193919 gene encoding probable carbohydrate esterase At4g34215 isoform X1, with product MDLICVLLGFIWVMEGVRGGLGAVSRDIFVLAGQSNMAGRGGVVGGKWDGKVPAECGPSPWIWRLSAGLEWEEAREPLHADIDVTKTCGVGPGMAFANEVLRARGGGVVGLVPCAVGGTKIGEWSRGSRLYDELVKRAKRAMGLGRIRGLLWYQGESDTVREKDSESYKDKMEKLILDLRSDLHLPSLLVIQVALASGEGKFIEKVRRAQMEIKMDNVKCVDAKGLSLKADKLHLTTMGQVHLGIKLAHAYLNSTTYHNQINHTQSYQPHVS from the exons ATGGATTTGATATGCGTTTTATTAGGGTTTATATGGGTTATGGAGGGTGTGCGGGGTGGTTTAGGGGCAGTTTCGAGGGACATTTTTGTGCTGGCGGGACAGAGCAACATGGCTGGACGAGGTGGCGTTGTCGGGGGGAAATGGGACGGGAAAGTCCCGGCGGAGTGCGGGCCAAGCCCATGGATTTGGCGGCTGAGTGCGGGGCTGGAGTGGGAGGAGGCCCGGGAGCCTCTGCATGCGGACATTGATGTGACGAAGACGTGCGGGGTTGGGCCTGGGATGGCGTTTGCGAACGAGGTATTGAGAGCCCGGGGAGGTGGGGTTGTGGGCCTGGTGCCTTGCGCGGTGGGTGGGACGAAGATCGGAGAGTGGAGTCGTGGGTCGCGGCTGTATGACGAGTTGGTGAAACGTGCGAAGCGTGCGATGGGCTTGGGCCGGATCCGTGGCCTGCTCTGGTATCAGGGAGAGAGTGACACGGTGAGAGAAAAAGACAGTGAGTCATATAAAGATAAGATGGAGAAGTTGATTTTGGACCTTCGATCTGATCTTCACCTCCCATCTCTTTTAGTTATCCAG GTAGCACTTGCATCAGGGGAGGGAAAGTTCATAGAGAAAGTGAGGCGTGCTCAAATGGAGATAAAAATGGATAATGTGAAGTGTGTGGATGCTAAGGGACTGAGTCTAAAGGCTGATAAACTTCACCTAACAACTATGGGTCAGGTTCATTTGGGCATTAAGTTAGCACATGCGTATCTTAATTCCACCACCTACCATAACCAAATTAATCATACACAATCTTATCAACCTCATGTTTCCTAA